Proteins found in one Gordonia sp. PDNC005 genomic segment:
- a CDS encoding TetR/AcrR family transcriptional regulator yields the protein MSIPAEPGVRARNRAALESQLRDVGRRHLAEHGAAALSLRAVARDMGRTPSSLYRYVRDRDDLLTVLIVDAYDDLGDALDTAVAGHEPDKPRFEAFAHALRAWACAHPSEYALLYGSPVPGYHAPADATARAGNRPILALARIVAGLAGVPDVPGTDATRQRRAVDALRAATREDGVVELGLTAEVLTRTVAAWNLLLGAITSELFEQLGPITDRPDDIWAGIVDLAGALVFPTGS from the coding sequence ATGAGCATCCCCGCCGAACCCGGAGTCCGAGCCCGCAATCGTGCCGCGCTTGAGTCACAGTTGCGCGACGTCGGACGCCGCCACCTCGCCGAACACGGCGCGGCGGCCCTCTCGCTGCGTGCCGTGGCGCGGGACATGGGGCGCACCCCGTCGTCGCTGTATCGATACGTCCGCGACCGCGACGACCTGCTGACCGTGCTCATCGTCGACGCGTACGACGATCTCGGCGACGCACTCGACACCGCCGTGGCCGGTCATGAGCCCGACAAGCCGAGGTTCGAGGCGTTCGCGCACGCGCTGCGCGCGTGGGCCTGCGCGCACCCGAGCGAGTACGCCCTGCTCTACGGCTCACCGGTGCCGGGTTACCACGCACCCGCCGATGCGACCGCGCGTGCAGGCAACCGCCCGATTCTGGCTCTAGCCCGGATCGTCGCCGGTCTGGCCGGTGTGCCCGACGTCCCGGGCACCGACGCGACCCGACAGCGACGAGCCGTCGACGCCCTCCGGGCGGCGACTCGGGAAGACGGCGTAGTTGAACTCGGCCTGACCGCCGAGGTGCTGACCAGGACCGTCGCGGCGTGGAATCTGCTGCTCGGTGCGATCACGAGTGAGCTTTTCGAGCAGTTGGGGCCCATCACCGATCGGCCGGACGACATCTGGGCCGGGATCGTCGACCTCGCCGGAGCACTCGTGTTTCCCACCGGATCGTAG
- the dapE gene encoding succinyl-diaminopimelate desuccinylase: MSTPELNLSADPIDLTAALVDIASVSRDESLIADVVESALRDQLTGFEVVRHGNCVLARTNRGLPTRVILAGHLDTVPIVDNVPSRRTVTDEEGDVLHGCGTVDMKSGDAVFLHLAATLDEPAHDLTLIFYDCEEIAAEFNGLGTIERDLPDWLSGDVAILGEPTAGLIEAGCQGTLRVRFTATGTRAHSARAWMGDNAIHKLGGLLTTLAAYEPRRVDIDGCEYREGLSAVGVHGGVAGNVIPDEVYVDVNFRFAPDRSEAQAFEHVREVFAAELASGAVTAVVTDSAAGALPGLAHPAAAALVAAADGKFRAKYGWTDVSRFSALGIPAVNLGPGDPSLAHRVDERVPVEQITQVTQILRTYLLS, encoded by the coding sequence GTGAGCACCCCTGAGCTGAACCTGTCCGCAGACCCGATCGATCTGACGGCTGCGCTCGTCGACATCGCGAGTGTCAGCCGCGACGAATCATTGATCGCCGATGTGGTGGAGTCGGCCCTGCGTGACCAGCTGACCGGATTCGAGGTCGTCCGACACGGGAACTGTGTGCTCGCCAGGACGAACCGTGGGCTGCCGACCAGGGTGATTCTCGCCGGACACCTCGACACGGTGCCGATCGTCGACAACGTTCCGTCACGCCGGACGGTCACCGACGAGGAGGGCGACGTCCTGCACGGGTGCGGAACCGTCGACATGAAGTCGGGGGACGCCGTCTTCTTGCATCTGGCCGCGACGCTGGACGAACCGGCCCACGACCTGACGCTCATCTTCTACGACTGCGAGGAGATCGCCGCGGAGTTCAACGGACTCGGCACGATCGAACGCGACCTTCCCGACTGGCTCTCCGGTGACGTCGCGATCCTCGGTGAGCCGACCGCGGGCCTGATCGAGGCGGGTTGCCAGGGCACTCTGCGCGTCCGGTTCACCGCGACCGGCACTCGCGCTCACTCGGCACGTGCGTGGATGGGCGACAACGCGATCCACAAACTCGGCGGCCTTCTGACCACCCTCGCAGCGTACGAACCACGCCGAGTCGACATCGACGGGTGCGAGTACCGCGAAGGGCTCTCGGCCGTCGGCGTCCACGGCGGCGTGGCCGGAAACGTCATCCCGGACGAGGTGTACGTGGACGTGAACTTCCGCTTCGCCCCGGACCGCAGTGAGGCTCAGGCTTTTGAGCACGTGCGTGAGGTGTTCGCCGCGGAGCTTGCGTCCGGCGCAGTGACCGCCGTGGTCACCGACTCCGCGGCCGGCGCGCTGCCAGGTCTCGCGCATCCCGCGGCGGCTGCGCTCGTCGCCGCGGCCGACGGCAAGTTCCGCGCGAAGTACGGCTGGACCGACGTCTCCCGGTTCTCCGCGCTCGGCATCCCGGCCGTGAACCTGGGGCCCGGCGACCCGAGCCTGGCGCACCGAGTCGACGAGCGGGTGCCCGTCGAGCAGATCACTCAGGTGACCCAGATACTGCGCACCTACCTTTTGTCGTAA
- the dapD gene encoding 2,3,4,5-tetrahydropyridine-2,6-dicarboxylate N-succinyltransferase: protein MTTQGAVAIGIATVWENDGQTTVLDTWYPTPELDAAPGVTGSTELTGDDVPADLRPLVGADEARGVRTIAVKTVIADLSVAPVDAHDVYLRLHLLSHRLVQPHGANLDGQFGLLANVVWTNFGPCAVDGFEQTRVRLRARGHVTVTSIDKFPRMVDYVSPSGVRIGDADRVRLGAHLAAGTTVMHEGFVNFNAGTLGTSMVEGRISAGVVIGDGSDIGGGASTMGTLSGGGKEIITIGKRCLLGANAGCGIPLGDDCVVEAGLYITAGTKVTGPDGSVVKARDLAGRSNLLFRRNSVTGAVEVTAKEGDGIELNEALHAHN, encoded by the coding sequence GTGACTACTCAAGGTGCTGTTGCCATTGGAATCGCCACCGTGTGGGAGAACGACGGTCAGACCACCGTCCTCGACACGTGGTACCCGACCCCTGAACTCGACGCGGCGCCCGGCGTCACCGGATCGACCGAGTTGACGGGCGACGACGTCCCGGCCGACCTGCGTCCGCTTGTCGGCGCCGACGAGGCCCGCGGCGTCCGCACGATCGCAGTCAAGACCGTGATCGCCGACCTGTCGGTCGCACCAGTCGACGCGCACGACGTCTACCTGCGCCTGCACCTGCTCTCACACCGTTTGGTGCAGCCGCACGGCGCCAACCTCGACGGCCAATTCGGGCTGCTCGCCAACGTGGTGTGGACCAACTTCGGCCCGTGCGCCGTCGACGGCTTCGAGCAGACTCGCGTCCGCCTGCGTGCCCGCGGCCACGTGACCGTCACGTCGATCGACAAGTTCCCGCGCATGGTCGACTACGTGTCGCCGTCGGGTGTCCGCATCGGCGATGCCGACCGCGTGCGTCTCGGCGCTCATCTGGCTGCTGGAACCACCGTCATGCACGAGGGCTTCGTGAACTTCAACGCCGGCACTCTCGGCACCTCGATGGTCGAGGGCCGCATCTCGGCGGGTGTGGTGATCGGCGACGGCTCCGACATCGGCGGCGGCGCGTCCACCATGGGCACCCTGTCGGGCGGCGGCAAGGAGATCATCACCATCGGCAAGCGATGCCTCCTCGGCGCCAACGCCGGCTGCGGCATCCCGCTCGGCGACGACTGTGTCGTCGAAGCCGGCCTGTACATCACCGCGGGCACCAAGGTGACCGGCCCCGACGGTTCGGTCGTCAAGGCCCGCGACCTCGCAGGCCGGTCGAACCTACTCTTCCGCCGCAACAGCGTCACCGGCGCCGTTGAGGTGACCGCCAAGGAGGGCGACGGCATCGAGCTCAACGAGGCTCTGCACGCCCACAACTGA